From Thermosipho affectus, a single genomic window includes:
- a CDS encoding metal-dependent transcriptional regulator: protein MAIKKLTPALENYLVTIYKLSKEKGVTRISEVAKIKNVSYPSVTTAVKKLVNLGYVEHERYGFIRLTNKGRRIAITIYNGELRVKYFFMYVIGFSESRAQQVAELMIYGLDNETRKQLRRFYAIMIDFDETKAEGLIKFLKEQRKKLGVKNVPKEALKLKLRLKEDD, encoded by the coding sequence ATGGCGATTAAAAAGTTAACTCCTGCTCTTGAAAACTACCTTGTAACTATATACAAGTTATCAAAAGAAAAAGGGGTTACAAGAATTTCGGAAGTTGCAAAGATAAAAAATGTTAGTTATCCTAGTGTTACTACTGCTGTGAAAAAGTTGGTTAATTTAGGTTATGTAGAACACGAAAGATATGGATTTATAAGATTAACCAATAAAGGAAGAAGAATTGCGATCACTATTTACAATGGAGAACTTAGAGTGAAGTATTTCTTTATGTACGTTATAGGTTTTTCAGAATCTAGGGCACAGCAAGTTGCCGAACTTATGATATACGGTTTAGATAATGAAACAAGAAAACAATTAAGACGTTTTTATGCTATAATGATTGATTTTGATGAAACAAAGGCAGAAGGACTTATAAAGTTTTTGAAAGAACAAAGGAAAAAATTGGGTGTGAAAAATGTCCCAAAAGAAGCGCTAAAACTTAAATTAAGGTTAAAGGAGGATGACTAA
- the pth gene encoding aminoacyl-tRNA hydrolase gives MLVVGLGNSGPRYAFTRHNVGFMFLDKIASSWKKKYNFEYSIKDNLYMVKPLTYMNLSGDIFNYLNPDDFDDIIIVYDDVSLPLGKIRIRKKGSHGGHNGIKSLISYLGTNFKRIRIGIGPLPEDTDLVNFVLGEFSNTELKILDKVLTLSIEALKSIINDGIDKAMSLFNSKEVKV, from the coding sequence ATTTTAGTTGTTGGTCTTGGAAATTCTGGTCCACGTTATGCCTTCACTAGGCATAACGTGGGTTTTATGTTTCTAGATAAAATAGCAAGTTCATGGAAAAAAAAATATAATTTCGAATATTCTATAAAAGATAACCTATACATGGTTAAACCTTTGACATATATGAATCTTAGTGGCGATATATTTAACTATTTAAATCCAGATGATTTTGATGATATAATTATAGTGTACGATGATGTAAGTTTACCACTTGGAAAAATAAGAATAAGAAAAAAAGGTTCACATGGTGGACATAATGGTATAAAATCGCTAATATCGTATCTTGGAACCAATTTTAAAAGAATTCGAATAGGCATTGGACCTTTACCTGAAGATACTGATTTGGTGAATTTCGTATTGGGAGAATTTTCAAATACGGAATTGAAAATATTAGACAAAGTATTAACACTATCCATTGAAGCTTTAAAATCTATAATCAATGATGGGATTGATAAAGCCATGAGCCTCTTCAACTCAAAAGAGGTGAAAGTGTGA
- a CDS encoding type 2 periplasmic-binding domain-containing protein, which produces MKKLFGVIFLFFSILYFSTDLPEYHVIELIKPFKEIRKITIYTEKNIYNVDLYDTVLKDSNSYYFKGEKIKEIKVDGKYLKEKNWEIWLSWEGTDDIKTFIENYTKLNDVKIKVLSIPKISSKIIPQSKSNIKLPDVIMASAFDYPTYKKLNIIKGNAYNFYFDTQVVYVNKKFEGMIKNWDIKEIEKILKTTGKKIAINPISAYWFSTFLMGYGKIPLIGEKFVLNDEITKKAILKIKSWYKNGYFDFLNKQAQIASFNNEESIFMFQGTFLYPTLKKLMPNKFIVKPLPKPLIPFKDYKVFVTTKDGNEDFTKWLTLLLKSPRFKKFFSEKYYKFFDETMPGKPIPFDLRYVNFHKNVSDILKLILLDKIEINKALDNLERIVNE; this is translated from the coding sequence GTGAAGAAATTATTTGGAGTTATATTTTTATTTTTTTCCATATTGTATTTTTCAACTGATTTACCCGAATACCACGTAATTGAATTAATAAAGCCATTTAAAGAAATAAGAAAAATCACAATTTACACGGAAAAAAATATCTATAATGTAGATCTTTATGATACAGTCTTAAAAGATTCAAACTCTTACTATTTTAAAGGTGAAAAAATAAAAGAAATAAAAGTAGATGGTAAATACCTTAAAGAAAAAAATTGGGAAATTTGGCTTTCTTGGGAAGGAACAGATGACATAAAAACATTTATTGAAAATTATACAAAGTTAAATGATGTAAAAATTAAAGTTTTGTCTATACCCAAAATTTCTTCTAAAATTATCCCACAAAGTAAAAGTAATATCAAACTTCCAGATGTAATAATGGCAAGCGCATTTGATTATCCCACATACAAAAAGTTAAATATAATAAAAGGTAATGCATACAACTTCTATTTTGACACACAGGTTGTTTATGTAAATAAAAAATTTGAAGGTATGATAAAAAATTGGGACATAAAGGAGATAGAAAAAATACTAAAAACAACCGGTAAAAAAATTGCAATAAATCCAATTAGTGCATATTGGTTTTCTACATTTTTAATGGGGTACGGAAAAATCCCACTAATTGGTGAAAAATTTGTTTTAAACGATGAAATAACAAAAAAAGCAATCCTCAAGATTAAAAGTTGGTATAAAAATGGATACTTTGATTTTCTAAATAAACAGGCACAAATAGCGTCATTTAACAACGAGGAATCAATATTTATGTTTCAAGGGACATTTTTATATCCTACCCTAAAAAAACTAATGCCAAATAAGTTTATTGTGAAACCACTACCAAAACCATTAATCCCATTTAAAGATTACAAAGTATTCGTTACAACAAAAGATGGAAATGAAGATTTCACAAAGTGGTTAACACTGCTATTAAAATCCCCAAGGTTTAAAAAGTTTTTTTCAGAAAAATATTATAAATTTTTTGACGAAACAATGCCTGGAAAACCTATACCATTTGATTTAAGATACGTTAACTTTCACAAAAATGTAAGTGATATACTAAAACTAATATTACTTGATAAAATAGAAATAAACAAAGCACTAGATAATTTGGAGAGAATCGTAAATGAGTAA
- a CDS encoding adenylyl-sulfate kinase, with amino-acid sequence MSNFIIWLTGKSGTGKSTLAKKLNEYYQNSIILEGYEIFANINLDIKTRMLILGNISYLLSKKFIVIVPSVSPLKKIRKQISKNSPVKFFEIYLSSKLKEKNTPFSKYVDSIYEISDDFDLEINTSLHNIDECVRIIIEYVNKNIQGV; translated from the coding sequence ATGAGTAATTTTATAATTTGGCTTACTGGAAAAAGTGGTACGGGAAAGTCTACTCTTGCAAAGAAACTAAATGAATATTATCAAAATTCAATAATATTAGAAGGATATGAAATTTTTGCGAATATAAATCTTGATATAAAAACAAGAATGCTAATTCTTGGAAATATTTCGTATCTGCTTTCTAAAAAATTTATAGTAATAGTCCCCTCTGTATCTCCGTTAAAAAAAATAAGAAAACAAATTTCAAAAAATTCTCCTGTAAAATTTTTTGAAATCTATCTCTCTTCAAAATTGAAAGAAAAAAACACCCCATTTTCAAAATATGTAGATTCAATATACGAGATATCAGATGACTTTGATCTTGAAATCAATACATCACTTCACAATATTGATGAATGTGTTAGAATTATAATAGAATATGTAAACAAAAATATACAAGGGGTATAA
- the ppdK gene encoding pyruvate, phosphate dikinase yields MSKKWVYFFANGQAEGRADMKEILGGKGANLAEMTNIGIPVPPGFTISTEVCKYYYDHGKTYPEDLKTQVDEALKRLEEVTGKKLGDPEKPLLVSVRSGAAVSMPGMMDTILNLGLNDETVKGLARLTNNERFAYDAYRRFLQMFGDTALGISHAEFEKALEARKKAKGVKLDVELDAEDLKALVEDYKKIYEKFGKEFPQDTYKQLWAAIDAVFGSWMNERAIKYRQINNIKEGELLGTAVNIVTMVFGNMGEDCGTGVCFTRDPNTGEKKPYGEFLQNAQGEDVVAGIRTPVPLDELKKINENVYNELLSIMKNLEKHYKDMQDIEFTIEKGKLYILQTRNGKRTSQAAIKIAVDLVHEGLIDKETAVIRVKPEDVERVLHAKFDENEIKNAKLIAKGLPASPGAATGKVYFDAAKVEEMAKKGEPVILVRPETSPEDVGGMNAAEGILTARGGMTSHAAVVARGMGKPAVVGAEDIFVDEENLEFKVNDVVVKEGDWISIDGTTGSVYLGKVKTVKPQGLEGPVAELLTWADEIRRLGVRTNADVPRDAKVARDFGAEGIGLCRTEHMFFEKDRIPKVRRMIVAKTKEQREAALAELLPLQKDDFKGLFRTMKGLPVTIRLIDPPLHEFLPHDEEQMKEVAEQIGITVEELKTVVEQLHELNPMLGHRGCRLTITYPEIAVMQTKAIIGAAIELKKEENIDVIPEIMIPLVGHINELKYVKKIVVETADSLIKESGIELTYKVGTMIEIPRAAVTADQIAQEAEFFSFGTNDLTQMTFGFSRDDVGKFMPEYLEKGILEHDPFKSLDWDGVGQLVKMGTEKGKSTRKDLKVGVCGEHGGDPRSILFFDAAGLDYVSCSPYRVPVARIAAAQATIKNRK; encoded by the coding sequence ATGTCAAAGAAATGGGTTTATTTCTTTGCCAATGGCCAAGCAGAAGGCCGTGCAGATATGAAAGAGATTCTTGGAGGAAAGGGCGCAAATCTCGCCGAAATGACTAACATTGGTATTCCTGTACCACCAGGATTTACTATTTCAACCGAAGTTTGTAAATATTACTATGACCATGGAAAAACATACCCAGAAGATTTAAAAACACAAGTAGATGAAGCATTAAAAAGATTAGAAGAAGTTACAGGGAAAAAACTAGGTGACCCAGAGAAACCTTTGCTTGTCTCAGTCAGGTCAGGAGCAGCTGTTTCCATGCCTGGTATGATGGACACAATTTTAAATCTTGGACTCAACGATGAAACCGTAAAAGGGCTTGCAAGACTTACAAATAATGAAAGATTTGCATACGATGCATACAGAAGATTTTTGCAAATGTTTGGTGATACAGCACTTGGAATTTCACATGCAGAATTTGAAAAAGCGTTAGAAGCAAGAAAAAAAGCCAAAGGTGTTAAATTGGATGTTGAACTTGATGCAGAAGACCTTAAAGCATTAGTTGAAGATTACAAAAAAATCTACGAAAAATTTGGAAAAGAATTTCCACAAGATACATACAAACAACTTTGGGCTGCGATTGACGCAGTTTTTGGTTCTTGGATGAACGAAAGGGCAATAAAATACAGACAAATTAACAACATAAAAGAAGGAGAATTACTCGGTACTGCTGTTAATATTGTTACAATGGTCTTTGGTAACATGGGAGAAGATTGCGGTACAGGTGTTTGTTTTACAAGAGACCCAAACACAGGAGAGAAGAAACCATATGGTGAATTCTTACAAAATGCACAAGGTGAAGATGTTGTTGCAGGTATAAGAACTCCCGTTCCACTAGATGAGCTCAAGAAAATCAACGAAAATGTATACAACGAACTTCTCAGCATCATGAAAAATCTTGAAAAACATTATAAAGACATGCAAGATATAGAATTTACAATTGAAAAAGGTAAACTCTACATTCTTCAAACGAGAAATGGCAAAAGAACAAGTCAAGCTGCTATTAAAATAGCCGTAGATCTTGTCCATGAAGGACTTATCGATAAAGAAACGGCAGTTATACGTGTCAAACCTGAAGATGTGGAAAGGGTTCTCCACGCAAAGTTCGATGAAAATGAAATTAAAAACGCAAAATTAATTGCCAAAGGGCTTCCCGCATCTCCAGGTGCAGCAACCGGTAAGGTTTACTTTGATGCTGCAAAAGTTGAAGAAATGGCAAAAAAAGGAGAACCAGTTATCCTTGTAAGACCTGAAACAAGTCCTGAAGATGTTGGTGGAATGAACGCAGCAGAAGGTATACTTACTGCTAGAGGCGGTATGACTTCGCACGCAGCAGTGGTTGCAAGAGGAATGGGAAAACCAGCAGTAGTTGGTGCAGAAGACATCTTCGTAGATGAAGAAAACTTGGAATTTAAGGTTAACGACGTCGTCGTAAAAGAAGGAGATTGGATCTCAATAGATGGTACAACGGGCAGTGTTTATCTTGGAAAAGTTAAGACAGTAAAACCACAAGGTCTTGAAGGACCCGTTGCTGAACTTCTAACCTGGGCCGATGAAATTAGAAGACTCGGTGTAAGAACTAACGCGGATGTACCAAGAGATGCAAAAGTTGCAAGAGATTTTGGTGCAGAAGGTATAGGACTTTGCAGAACAGAGCATATGTTCTTTGAAAAAGATAGAATTCCCAAAGTAAGAAGAATGATCGTTGCCAAAACAAAAGAACAGAGAGAAGCAGCACTTGCGGAATTATTACCTCTTCAAAAAGACGACTTTAAGGGATTGTTTAGAACAATGAAAGGATTACCTGTAACCATAAGGCTTATAGATCCTCCTCTACATGAATTTTTACCACACGATGAAGAACAGATGAAAGAAGTAGCTGAACAAATAGGTATTACTGTTGAAGAATTAAAAACGGTAGTTGAACAACTTCACGAATTGAATCCAATGCTTGGACATAGAGGTTGTAGGCTTACAATCACTTATCCAGAAATTGCAGTAATGCAAACTAAAGCTATAATCGGCGCTGCAATTGAACTAAAGAAAGAAGAAAATATCGATGTAATTCCAGAAATAATGATACCTCTTGTAGGACATATCAACGAGTTAAAATACGTAAAGAAAATAGTAGTTGAAACAGCCGACTCACTTATAAAAGAATCTGGTATAGAATTAACGTACAAAGTAGGTACAATGATTGAAATCCCAAGAGCTGCCGTGACAGCTGATCAAATAGCACAAGAAGCGGAATTTTTCAGTTTTGGAACAAACGACTTAACACAAATGACATTTGGGTTCAGCCGTGACGATGTTGGAAAATTCATGCCAGAATACCTTGAAAAAGGTATACTCGAACATGATCCATTCAAGAGTCTTGATTGGGATGGCGTAGGTCAATTGGTTAAAATGGGAACCGAAAAGGGCAAAAGCACAAGAAAAGACCTTAAAGTTGGAGTTTGTGGCGAACACGGTGGTGATCCAAGATCCATTCTATTCTTTGACGCAGCAGGCCTTGATTATGTAAGCTGTTCTCCATACAGGGTACCAGTTGCAAGAATAGCAGCAGCTCAAGCAACAATTAAAAATAGAAAATAA
- a CDS encoding ribose-phosphate pyrophosphokinase, with product MQITKNEMKIFTGNANRELAIKVSEYIGTRLADCEVGKFADGEINVKIGETVRGHDTFIIQPTCPPVNENLMELLIMIDALKRASANSIAVVIPYYGYARQDRKAKGRDPITAKLVANLLTVAGATRVMTVDLHSEQIQGFFDIPLDNLWSFPIFAKKLKSDKILEDDYVIVSPDVGGVKRARQFAERLGGPLAILDKRRPKDNVAEILNIIGDVKDKTAVIVDDIADTARSLVNAAKIIKENGAKKVIACITHPVLSDGAIERIQKSVIEKIYVSDSISHENLPDKFSVVSLAPLLGEAIMRVRKNLSVSILFRQ from the coding sequence ATGCAAATAACAAAAAATGAAATGAAAATTTTTACGGGAAATGCAAATAGAGAACTTGCAATAAAGGTTTCAGAGTATATAGGCACAAGACTTGCAGATTGTGAAGTCGGTAAATTTGCAGATGGGGAAATAAATGTAAAAATTGGTGAAACTGTTAGAGGACATGATACATTTATTATTCAACCCACATGTCCTCCGGTAAATGAAAATTTAATGGAACTTTTAATAATGATAGATGCACTTAAAAGGGCGTCAGCAAATAGTATAGCTGTTGTTATACCATACTACGGTTATGCAAGACAAGATAGAAAAGCTAAAGGCCGTGATCCAATAACGGCAAAGCTAGTGGCGAATTTACTTACAGTTGCAGGGGCAACTAGGGTAATGACTGTTGATTTACATTCAGAGCAAATTCAAGGCTTTTTTGATATACCACTTGATAATTTGTGGAGTTTTCCCATATTTGCAAAAAAATTAAAAAGCGATAAAATATTAGAAGATGATTACGTTATAGTATCACCAGATGTTGGTGGCGTAAAAAGGGCACGACAATTTGCAGAAAGATTGGGTGGTCCACTTGCAATCTTAGACAAAAGAAGACCAAAGGATAATGTTGCAGAAATTTTAAATATAATAGGTGATGTAAAAGATAAAACTGCAGTTATTGTTGATGATATTGCCGATACGGCAAGGTCTTTAGTAAATGCCGCAAAGATAATAAAAGAAAATGGTGCAAAGAAAGTTATTGCATGTATTACTCACCCCGTTCTTTCAGACGGTGCAATCGAAAGGATTCAAAAATCTGTAATAGAGAAGATATACGTTTCAGACTCGATTAGTCACGAAAATTTACCGGATAAATTTTCAGTCGTTTCACTTGCACCACTACTCGGTGAAGCGATCATGCGAGTAAGAAAGAACTTATCGGTGAGCATACTTTTTAGACAATAA
- the glmU gene encoding bifunctional UDP-N-acetylglucosamine diphosphorylase/glucosamine-1-phosphate N-acetyltransferase GlmU, with protein sequence MKTLILAAGMGKRMNSKYPKVIHEIFGKPMILWVIETAKKFGEVAVVLGHKYEMVEDKLSSDVRIYIQKKQLGTAHAVMSAIEFVSKDDNLLILYGDVPFISYETLKRLEKVHLESNSDVTILTAILENPSGYGRIVRDDKIKIIEDKDADDEVKKIKEINTGIYIIKGRYLIENINKINNNNAQGEYYLTDILKFTEKISTVITENIDEITGINDRIQLARLEKRIRKKINEKLMKEGVRIIDPDVVYIDPQVKIGKDTIIYPFTFIEGDTTIGEDCIIGPMTRIKNSKIGNNVIINRSEVEKAEVKDNVSVGPYARLREGTTLDTNVKIGNFVETKKTVMGQNSKAQHLTYLGDATIGKNVNIGAGTITCNYDGKKKHPTFIEDNVFIGSNSSLVAPVKIGKNSITAAGSTITNNVPENSLAIARERQINKENWVLKKGGNKNANNKK encoded by the coding sequence TTGAAAACCCTTATTTTAGCGGCAGGTATGGGAAAAAGAATGAATTCAAAATATCCAAAAGTTATACATGAAATTTTTGGAAAACCCATGATTTTGTGGGTAATTGAAACTGCAAAAAAATTTGGAGAGGTTGCAGTTGTTTTAGGTCACAAATATGAAATGGTAGAAGATAAACTATCAAGTGATGTGAGAATTTACATCCAAAAAAAGCAACTGGGGACAGCACATGCGGTAATGTCCGCAATTGAATTTGTATCTAAAGATGATAATTTATTGATATTATACGGAGATGTACCATTTATATCATATGAAACTTTAAAAAGACTTGAAAAAGTACATTTGGAAAGTAACAGTGATGTTACTATACTAACGGCAATATTGGAAAATCCTAGCGGATATGGTAGGATTGTAAGAGATGATAAAATAAAGATAATAGAAGACAAAGACGCAGACGATGAAGTCAAAAAGATCAAAGAAATAAATACGGGAATTTATATTATAAAAGGTAGATATTTAATAGAAAATATAAATAAAATCAATAACAATAACGCACAAGGTGAGTATTATCTCACAGATATTTTGAAATTTACGGAAAAAATTTCAACTGTTATAACCGAAAATATAGATGAAATAACAGGTATTAATGATAGAATACAACTTGCAAGGTTAGAAAAAAGAATAAGAAAAAAAATCAATGAAAAATTAATGAAAGAAGGGGTAAGGATAATTGACCCTGATGTAGTTTATATAGATCCTCAAGTAAAGATTGGAAAAGACACCATTATTTACCCTTTTACATTTATAGAAGGGGATACGACAATAGGTGAAGATTGTATCATAGGTCCCATGACAAGAATTAAAAATTCCAAAATAGGAAATAATGTAATTATAAATAGATCCGAAGTTGAAAAAGCAGAAGTAAAAGATAACGTATCTGTCGGTCCATATGCGAGATTGAGGGAAGGAACAACATTAGACACAAACGTTAAGATAGGAAATTTTGTTGAAACGAAAAAAACAGTTATGGGGCAAAATAGCAAAGCACAACATTTAACTTACTTAGGTGACGCAACTATTGGAAAAAATGTCAACATTGGTGCTGGGACTATAACGTGTAATTACGATGGAAAAAAGAAACATCCCACGTTTATTGAAGATAATGTATTTATTGGAAGCAACAGCTCACTAGTTGCACCTGTGAAAATCGGAAAAAATTCCATTACTGCTGCAGGTTCAACAATTACAAACAATGTTCCCGAAAATAGCCTTGCTATCGCAAGGGAAAGACAGATTAACAAAGAAAATTGGGTTTTAAAAAAAGGGGGAAATAAAAATGCAAATAACAAAAAATGA
- a CDS encoding 50S ribosomal protein L25, with protein MAEHKLEALVRSVIGNKRAVRRLRKQGFVPGVVYGPDIEPLSISIRKTNLIKLLHEVTEASAITLNVKDDSGKEVFSHVAFIKNVQYDKLTDEVKHIDFYVPEKGHKMNINIPIEFVGKPKGVEKGGVIEVIHHELPVETLPSVIIEKLEIDISNLNLGESLHVSDLKLPEGMEAELPENEPIITVAVPRGMEVEGEETAEEPVEPEVIEKGKKEEE; from the coding sequence ATGGCAGAGCACAAACTTGAGGCCCTTGTAAGAAGTGTTATTGGAAACAAAAGGGCTGTCAGAAGATTGAGAAAACAAGGTTTTGTACCTGGTGTTGTTTATGGGCCAGATATTGAACCACTATCTATTTCCATTAGAAAGACAAATTTGATTAAACTTCTTCACGAAGTAACAGAAGCAAGTGCTATTACACTTAACGTTAAGGATGACTCTGGAAAAGAAGTATTTTCCCACGTAGCATTTATTAAAAACGTACAATATGATAAATTAACCGACGAAGTTAAACATATTGATTTCTACGTACCAGAAAAAGGACATAAAATGAACATTAACATACCTATTGAATTTGTAGGAAAGCCAAAAGGTGTGGAAAAAGGCGGAGTTATTGAAGTAATTCACCACGAACTTCCAGTTGAAACATTGCCATCTGTAATAATTGAAAAATTGGAAATTGATATTAGCAACTTAAATCTTGGTGAATCATTGCACGTTTCAGATTTGAAACTTCCAGAAGGTATGGAAGCTGAACTTCCAGAAAATGAACCCATAATTACAGTTGCCGTTCCAAGAGGCATGGAAGTTGAAGGAGAAGAAACAGCAGAAGAACCAGTAGAACCTGAAGTTATTGAAAAAGGTAAAAAGGAGGAAGAATAA
- a CDS encoding ABC transporter permease subunit, whose product MIAIIIFVFFLNFLPLFYGTFFAFIPNNSFTLSVLLATLKAKYFYLSLIISVLYAILSSILSTYIALYLSKVLKKILIFLIIGWVIPPYIGVPIFRTFFEKYTDITVNPVLSFVVSILISSWFLIPFSAFFLYSYIKNINQKYLEAFLLDSNNISLYYNKIVIPNIKGAISAVLFLNFISAFKDFQVPWLLLEGGAPMKIGITNKGIIGATTNLEVLIYKFFNQNIDTSKIAAIFTLTITFLSSFYFFRKKIRIKFNISIFNKILAYIWIFTIIAFFLIIINLSFSSSPSIYLKGHFTLDNFQKVFSKDFFNSFFNTFIISFSVSFLGIFLSTYFAFKLLHFRFGKSFLAFFNFSKIFFGLHSLIFIFYIFSKIHILNTFFSVILVITSKNLPFLTLLSFYTFKDFPEELFYLSKLDGLSNNKFFFKILIPNNFPLISSLFLLSTLNSFNSFLPPLLFLYDAKKYPLSLLLYNYVGTISNHYPQWNVFSAISIINLLILIFLSIILIKITDISHLQYY is encoded by the coding sequence ATGATAGCCATAATAATATTCGTATTCTTTTTAAATTTTTTACCGTTATTTTACGGTACTTTTTTTGCATTTATACCTAACAATTCATTCACTTTATCAGTGCTACTTGCCACGTTAAAGGCCAAATATTTTTACTTGAGCCTTATCATTTCTGTATTATATGCTATCCTTTCAAGCATTTTATCCACATACATTGCACTCTACCTATCAAAGGTACTAAAAAAAATACTCATTTTTTTAATAATTGGATGGGTCATTCCACCTTACATTGGCGTCCCAATATTTAGGACATTTTTTGAAAAATATACGGATATTACCGTAAATCCGGTTTTGTCGTTTGTTGTATCAATACTAATTTCCTCGTGGTTTTTAATACCTTTTTCCGCATTCTTTTTGTATTCGTATATCAAAAATATCAATCAAAAATATCTTGAAGCATTTTTGTTAGATTCAAATAATATAAGCTTATACTACAACAAAATAGTAATTCCAAATATCAAAGGAGCAATAAGTGCAGTATTGTTTTTAAATTTCATATCCGCCTTTAAAGATTTTCAAGTACCATGGCTTCTTTTAGAAGGCGGTGCACCTATGAAAATAGGAATTACTAATAAAGGAATTATAGGTGCAACTACAAATCTTGAGGTTCTTATTTACAAATTCTTCAATCAAAATATTGATACATCAAAAATAGCGGCTATCTTTACACTTACAATTACGTTTTTAAGTTCTTTTTATTTTTTTAGAAAAAAGATACGTATAAAGTTTAATATTTCAATATTTAACAAAATTTTAGCTTACATATGGATATTTACAATAATTGCTTTTTTCCTAATAATAATCAACCTTTCATTTTCAAGTTCCCCAAGTATATATTTAAAAGGTCATTTTACACTCGATAACTTTCAAAAAGTGTTTAGCAAAGATTTTTTCAATTCTTTTTTCAACACTTTTATTATTTCATTTTCAGTATCTTTTCTTGGAATTTTCCTATCTACATATTTTGCATTTAAACTTCTACATTTTCGTTTTGGAAAATCTTTTCTTGCCTTCTTTAATTTTTCAAAAATATTTTTTGGATTACACTCATTGATATTCATATTTTACATATTTTCAAAAATCCACATATTAAATACATTCTTTTCTGTAATACTTGTTATAACGTCAAAAAATTTGCCTTTTCTAACATTACTTTCATTTTACACATTTAAAGATTTTCCAGAAGAATTATTCTATCTTTCGAAGCTAGATGGCCTTTCAAACAACAAATTCTTTTTTAAAATACTAATCCCAAACAATTTTCCATTAATCTCTTCACTATTCTTGCTCTCTACTTTAAATAGTTTTAACTCTTTTCTTCCTCCACTTTTATTTTTATACGATGCCAAAAAATACCCGTTGAGTCTACTTCTTTACAACTACGTTGGAACAATAAGCAATCACTATCCGCAATGGAATGTGTTTTCAGCAATAAGTATAATAAATCTATTAATATTAATCTTTCTTTCAATAATATTAATAAAAATAACAGATATTTCCCATCTACAATATTACTAA
- a CDS encoding uracil-DNA glycosylase: protein MSKEELMKVIIERIKKCKSCSLHENRTNVVPGEGNLNSPIVFVGEGPGEEEDIQGKPFVGRAGQLLTKILESVNIKREDVYITNIVKCRPPNNRTPTKEEARVCSHFLFAQLEIINPKMIVTLGKPALELFLGKNVAITKVRGNEFIWKGGVIIFPMFHPSYLLRNPSKAKGSPKDLTWQDIKRVRKYYDQFLKERENGD from the coding sequence ATGAGTAAAGAAGAGTTAATGAAAGTTATAATTGAAAGGATAAAGAAATGTAAATCATGTTCGTTACATGAGAATCGAACCAATGTAGTACCTGGTGAAGGAAATTTAAATAGTCCCATTGTTTTTGTTGGAGAAGGACCAGGTGAAGAAGAGGATATTCAAGGTAAACCGTTTGTTGGAAGGGCAGGTCAGTTATTAACCAAGATTTTGGAATCCGTTAATATTAAAAGAGAAGATGTGTATATAACTAATATTGTTAAATGCAGACCCCCGAATAACAGGACGCCTACAAAGGAAGAGGCAAGGGTGTGTTCTCACTTTTTATTTGCTCAATTAGAAATAATAAATCCAAAGATGATTGTCACATTGGGAAAGCCTGCTTTGGAATTATTTTTAGGAAAAAATGTTGCAATTACTAAAGTTAGGGGAAATGAGTTTATATGGAAGGGTGGAGTAATAATATTTCCTATGTTTCATCCAAGTTATTTGTTGAGAAATCCTTCAAAGGCAAAAGGTTCACCTAAAGACCTTACGTGGCAGGATATTAAAAGAGTTAGAAAGTATTATGACCAATTTTTAAAGGAGAGAGAAAATGGCGATTAA